In a genomic window of Sus scrofa isolate TJ Tabasco breed Duroc chromosome 4, Sscrofa11.1, whole genome shotgun sequence:
- the SHC1 gene encoding SHC-transforming protein 1 isoform X1: MDLLPPKPKYNPLRNESLSSLEEGASGSTPPEELPSPSASSLGPMLPPLPGDDSPTTLCSFFPRMSNLKLANPAGGRPGPKGEPGRAAEDGEGTVGAAVPDSGPLPFLQDMNKLSGGGGRRTRVEGGQLGGEEWTRHGSFVNKPTRGWLHPNDKVMGPGVSYLVRYMGCVEVLQSMRALDFNTRTQVTREAISLVCEAVPGAKGATRRRKPCGRPLSSILGRSNLKFAGMPITLTVSTSSLNLMAADCKQIIANHHMQSISFASGGDPDTAEYVAYVAKDPVNQRACHILECPEGLAQDVISTIGQAFELRFKQYLRNPPKLVTPHDRMAGFDGSAWDEEEEEPPDHQYYNDFPGKEPPLGGVVDMRLREGVPPGAARPTPPSAQTPSHLGATLPVGQPPGGDPEARKQMLPPPPCPAGRELFDDPSYVNVQNLDKARQAGAGAGPPNPTINGSAPRDLFDMKPFEDALRVPPPPQSVAMAEQLRGEPWFHGKLSRREAEALLQLNGDFLVRESTTTPGQYVLTGLQSGQPKHLLLVDPEGVVRTKDHRFESVSHLISYHMDNHLPIISAGSELCLQQPVERKL, encoded by the exons ATGGATCTCCTGCCCCCCAAGCCCAAGTACAACCCACTTCGGAATGAGTCTCTGTCATCGCTGGAGGAGGGGGCTTCAGGGTCCACTCCACCAGAGGAGCTGCCTTCCCCGTCAGCCTCGTCCCTGGGGCCCATGCTGCCACCTCTGCCAGGGGACGACAGCCCCACCACCCTGTGCTCCTTCTTCCCCCGGATGAGCAACCTGAAGCTGGCCAACCCAGCTGGGGGGCGCCCAGGGCCGAAGGGGGAGCCAGGAAGGGCAGCCGAGGATGGGGAGGGGACCGTCGGGGCAGCTGTACCCGACTCGGGCCCCCTACCCTTCCTCCAGGACATGAACAAGCTGAGTGGAGGCGGCGGGCGCAGGACTCGGGTGGAAGGGGGCCAGCTGGGGGGCGAGGAGTGGACCCGCCACGGGAGCTTCGTCAATAAGCCCACGCGGGGCTGGCTGCATCCCAACGACAAAGTCATGGGACCCGGGGTTTCCTACTTGGTTCGG TACATGGGCTGTGTGGAGGTCCTGCAGTCGATGCGCGCCCTGGACTTCAACACCCGGACTCAGGTCACCAG GGAGGCCATCAGTCTGGTGTGTGAGGCTGTGCCGGGTGCGAAGGGGGCGACAAGGAGGAGAAAG ccctgtGGCCGCCCACTCAGCTCCATCCTGGGGAGGAGTAACCTGAAATTTGCTGGAATGCCAATCACTCTCACCGTCTCCACCAGCAGCCTCAACCTCATGGCCGCAGACTGCAAACAG ATCATCGCCAACCACCATATGCAATCCATCTCGTTTGCGTCCGGCGGGGACCCG GACACAGCCGAATATGTCGCCTATGTTGCCAAAGACCCGGTGAATCAGAGAG CCTGCCACATCCTGGAGTGTCCCGAAGGGCTTGCTCAGGACGTCATCAGCACCATTGGCCAGGCCTTTGAGTTGCGCTTCAAACAATACCTCAGGAACCCGCCCAAGCTGGTCACCCCTCATGACAG GATGGCTGGCTTCGATGGCTCAGCttgggatgaggaggaggaagagccgCCTGACCATCAGTACTATAATGACTTTCCGGGGAAGGAGCCCCCTCTTGGGGGGGTAGTGGACATGAGGCTTCGGGAAGGAGTGCCCCCAGGGGCTGCTCGACCCACTCCCCCCAGCGCCCAGACCCCCAGCCACCTGGGAGCCACACTG CCTGTGGGGCAGCCTCCTGGGGGCGACCCAGAAGCCCGCAAACAGATGCTGCCGCCTCCACCCTGCCCAG CAGGCAGAGAGCTCTTTGATGATCCCTCTTATGTCAACGTCCAGAACCTAGACAAGGCCCGGCAAGCAGGGGCCGGGGCCGGGCCCCCCAATCCTACTATCAATGGCAGTGCACCCCGAGACCTCTTTGACATGA AGCCCTTCGAAGATGCCCTTCGGGTGCCTCCACCTCCCCAGTCGGTGGCCATGGCCGAGCAGCTCCGAGGGGAGCCCTGGTTCCACGGGAAGCTGAGCCGGCGCGAGGCCGaggcactgctgcagctcaaCGGGGACTTCCTGGTGCGGGAAAGCACGACCACACCTGGCCAGTACGTGCTGACCGGCTTGCAGAGTGGGCAGCCCAAGCACCTGCTCCTGGTGGACCCTGAGGGTGTG GTTCGGACAAAGGATCACCGCTTTGAGAGTGTCAGTCACCTCATCAGCTACCACATGGACAATCACTTGCCCATCATCTCTGCGGGCAGCGAACTGTGTCTCCAGCAACCTGTGGAGAGGAAACTGTGA
- the SHC1 gene encoding SHC-transforming protein 1 isoform X2 yields the protein MDLLPPKPKYNPLRNESLSSLEEGASGSTPPEELPSPSASSLGPMLPPLPGDDSPTTLCSFFPRMSNLKLANPAGGRPGPKGEPGRAAEDGEGTVGAAVPDSGPLPFLQDMNKLSGGGGRRTRVEGGQLGGEEWTRHGSFVNKPTRGWLHPNDKVMGPGVSYLVRYMGCVEVLQSMRALDFNTRTQVTREAISLVCEAVPGAKGATRRRKPCGRPLSSILGRSNLKFAGMPITLTVSTSSLNLMAADCKQIIANHHMQSISFASGGDPDTAEYVAYVAKDPVNQRACHILECPEGLAQDVISTIGQAFELRFKQYLRNPPKLVTPHDRMAGFDGSAWDEEEEEPPDHQYYNDFPGKEPPLGGVVDMRLREGVPPGAARPTPPSAQTPSHLGATLPVGQPPGGDPEARKQMLPPPPCPGRELFDDPSYVNVQNLDKARQAGAGAGPPNPTINGSAPRDLFDMKPFEDALRVPPPPQSVAMAEQLRGEPWFHGKLSRREAEALLQLNGDFLVRESTTTPGQYVLTGLQSGQPKHLLLVDPEGVVRTKDHRFESVSHLISYHMDNHLPIISAGSELCLQQPVERKL from the exons ATGGATCTCCTGCCCCCCAAGCCCAAGTACAACCCACTTCGGAATGAGTCTCTGTCATCGCTGGAGGAGGGGGCTTCAGGGTCCACTCCACCAGAGGAGCTGCCTTCCCCGTCAGCCTCGTCCCTGGGGCCCATGCTGCCACCTCTGCCAGGGGACGACAGCCCCACCACCCTGTGCTCCTTCTTCCCCCGGATGAGCAACCTGAAGCTGGCCAACCCAGCTGGGGGGCGCCCAGGGCCGAAGGGGGAGCCAGGAAGGGCAGCCGAGGATGGGGAGGGGACCGTCGGGGCAGCTGTACCCGACTCGGGCCCCCTACCCTTCCTCCAGGACATGAACAAGCTGAGTGGAGGCGGCGGGCGCAGGACTCGGGTGGAAGGGGGCCAGCTGGGGGGCGAGGAGTGGACCCGCCACGGGAGCTTCGTCAATAAGCCCACGCGGGGCTGGCTGCATCCCAACGACAAAGTCATGGGACCCGGGGTTTCCTACTTGGTTCGG TACATGGGCTGTGTGGAGGTCCTGCAGTCGATGCGCGCCCTGGACTTCAACACCCGGACTCAGGTCACCAG GGAGGCCATCAGTCTGGTGTGTGAGGCTGTGCCGGGTGCGAAGGGGGCGACAAGGAGGAGAAAG ccctgtGGCCGCCCACTCAGCTCCATCCTGGGGAGGAGTAACCTGAAATTTGCTGGAATGCCAATCACTCTCACCGTCTCCACCAGCAGCCTCAACCTCATGGCCGCAGACTGCAAACAG ATCATCGCCAACCACCATATGCAATCCATCTCGTTTGCGTCCGGCGGGGACCCG GACACAGCCGAATATGTCGCCTATGTTGCCAAAGACCCGGTGAATCAGAGAG CCTGCCACATCCTGGAGTGTCCCGAAGGGCTTGCTCAGGACGTCATCAGCACCATTGGCCAGGCCTTTGAGTTGCGCTTCAAACAATACCTCAGGAACCCGCCCAAGCTGGTCACCCCTCATGACAG GATGGCTGGCTTCGATGGCTCAGCttgggatgaggaggaggaagagccgCCTGACCATCAGTACTATAATGACTTTCCGGGGAAGGAGCCCCCTCTTGGGGGGGTAGTGGACATGAGGCTTCGGGAAGGAGTGCCCCCAGGGGCTGCTCGACCCACTCCCCCCAGCGCCCAGACCCCCAGCCACCTGGGAGCCACACTG CCTGTGGGGCAGCCTCCTGGGGGCGACCCAGAAGCCCGCAAACAGATGCTGCCGCCTCCACCCTGCCCAG GCAGAGAGCTCTTTGATGATCCCTCTTATGTCAACGTCCAGAACCTAGACAAGGCCCGGCAAGCAGGGGCCGGGGCCGGGCCCCCCAATCCTACTATCAATGGCAGTGCACCCCGAGACCTCTTTGACATGA AGCCCTTCGAAGATGCCCTTCGGGTGCCTCCACCTCCCCAGTCGGTGGCCATGGCCGAGCAGCTCCGAGGGGAGCCCTGGTTCCACGGGAAGCTGAGCCGGCGCGAGGCCGaggcactgctgcagctcaaCGGGGACTTCCTGGTGCGGGAAAGCACGACCACACCTGGCCAGTACGTGCTGACCGGCTTGCAGAGTGGGCAGCCCAAGCACCTGCTCCTGGTGGACCCTGAGGGTGTG GTTCGGACAAAGGATCACCGCTTTGAGAGTGTCAGTCACCTCATCAGCTACCACATGGACAATCACTTGCCCATCATCTCTGCGGGCAGCGAACTGTGTCTCCAGCAACCTGTGGAGAGGAAACTGTGA
- the SHC1 gene encoding SHC-transforming protein 1 isoform X3 has product MNKLSGGGGRRTRVEGGQLGGEEWTRHGSFVNKPTRGWLHPNDKVMGPGVSYLVRYMGCVEVLQSMRALDFNTRTQVTREAISLVCEAVPGAKGATRRRKPCGRPLSSILGRSNLKFAGMPITLTVSTSSLNLMAADCKQIIANHHMQSISFASGGDPDTAEYVAYVAKDPVNQRACHILECPEGLAQDVISTIGQAFELRFKQYLRNPPKLVTPHDRMAGFDGSAWDEEEEEPPDHQYYNDFPGKEPPLGGVVDMRLREGVPPGAARPTPPSAQTPSHLGATLPVGQPPGGDPEARKQMLPPPPCPAGRELFDDPSYVNVQNLDKARQAGAGAGPPNPTINGSAPRDLFDMKPFEDALRVPPPPQSVAMAEQLRGEPWFHGKLSRREAEALLQLNGDFLVRESTTTPGQYVLTGLQSGQPKHLLLVDPEGVVRTKDHRFESVSHLISYHMDNHLPIISAGSELCLQQPVERKL; this is encoded by the exons ATGAACAAGCTGAGTGGAGGCGGCGGGCGCAGGACTCGGGTGGAAGGGGGCCAGCTGGGGGGCGAGGAGTGGACCCGCCACGGGAGCTTCGTCAATAAGCCCACGCGGGGCTGGCTGCATCCCAACGACAAAGTCATGGGACCCGGGGTTTCCTACTTGGTTCGG TACATGGGCTGTGTGGAGGTCCTGCAGTCGATGCGCGCCCTGGACTTCAACACCCGGACTCAGGTCACCAG GGAGGCCATCAGTCTGGTGTGTGAGGCTGTGCCGGGTGCGAAGGGGGCGACAAGGAGGAGAAAG ccctgtGGCCGCCCACTCAGCTCCATCCTGGGGAGGAGTAACCTGAAATTTGCTGGAATGCCAATCACTCTCACCGTCTCCACCAGCAGCCTCAACCTCATGGCCGCAGACTGCAAACAG ATCATCGCCAACCACCATATGCAATCCATCTCGTTTGCGTCCGGCGGGGACCCG GACACAGCCGAATATGTCGCCTATGTTGCCAAAGACCCGGTGAATCAGAGAG CCTGCCACATCCTGGAGTGTCCCGAAGGGCTTGCTCAGGACGTCATCAGCACCATTGGCCAGGCCTTTGAGTTGCGCTTCAAACAATACCTCAGGAACCCGCCCAAGCTGGTCACCCCTCATGACAG GATGGCTGGCTTCGATGGCTCAGCttgggatgaggaggaggaagagccgCCTGACCATCAGTACTATAATGACTTTCCGGGGAAGGAGCCCCCTCTTGGGGGGGTAGTGGACATGAGGCTTCGGGAAGGAGTGCCCCCAGGGGCTGCTCGACCCACTCCCCCCAGCGCCCAGACCCCCAGCCACCTGGGAGCCACACTG CCTGTGGGGCAGCCTCCTGGGGGCGACCCAGAAGCCCGCAAACAGATGCTGCCGCCTCCACCCTGCCCAG CAGGCAGAGAGCTCTTTGATGATCCCTCTTATGTCAACGTCCAGAACCTAGACAAGGCCCGGCAAGCAGGGGCCGGGGCCGGGCCCCCCAATCCTACTATCAATGGCAGTGCACCCCGAGACCTCTTTGACATGA AGCCCTTCGAAGATGCCCTTCGGGTGCCTCCACCTCCCCAGTCGGTGGCCATGGCCGAGCAGCTCCGAGGGGAGCCCTGGTTCCACGGGAAGCTGAGCCGGCGCGAGGCCGaggcactgctgcagctcaaCGGGGACTTCCTGGTGCGGGAAAGCACGACCACACCTGGCCAGTACGTGCTGACCGGCTTGCAGAGTGGGCAGCCCAAGCACCTGCTCCTGGTGGACCCTGAGGGTGTG GTTCGGACAAAGGATCACCGCTTTGAGAGTGTCAGTCACCTCATCAGCTACCACATGGACAATCACTTGCCCATCATCTCTGCGGGCAGCGAACTGTGTCTCCAGCAACCTGTGGAGAGGAAACTGTGA
- the SHC1 gene encoding SHC-transforming protein 1 isoform X4, whose protein sequence is MNKLSGGGGRRTRVEGGQLGGEEWTRHGSFVNKPTRGWLHPNDKVMGPGVSYLVRYMGCVEVLQSMRALDFNTRTQVTREAISLVCEAVPGAKGATRRRKPCGRPLSSILGRSNLKFAGMPITLTVSTSSLNLMAADCKQIIANHHMQSISFASGGDPDTAEYVAYVAKDPVNQRACHILECPEGLAQDVISTIGQAFELRFKQYLRNPPKLVTPHDRMAGFDGSAWDEEEEEPPDHQYYNDFPGKEPPLGGVVDMRLREGVPPGAARPTPPSAQTPSHLGATLPVGQPPGGDPEARKQMLPPPPCPGRELFDDPSYVNVQNLDKARQAGAGAGPPNPTINGSAPRDLFDMKPFEDALRVPPPPQSVAMAEQLRGEPWFHGKLSRREAEALLQLNGDFLVRESTTTPGQYVLTGLQSGQPKHLLLVDPEGVVRTKDHRFESVSHLISYHMDNHLPIISAGSELCLQQPVERKL, encoded by the exons ATGAACAAGCTGAGTGGAGGCGGCGGGCGCAGGACTCGGGTGGAAGGGGGCCAGCTGGGGGGCGAGGAGTGGACCCGCCACGGGAGCTTCGTCAATAAGCCCACGCGGGGCTGGCTGCATCCCAACGACAAAGTCATGGGACCCGGGGTTTCCTACTTGGTTCGG TACATGGGCTGTGTGGAGGTCCTGCAGTCGATGCGCGCCCTGGACTTCAACACCCGGACTCAGGTCACCAG GGAGGCCATCAGTCTGGTGTGTGAGGCTGTGCCGGGTGCGAAGGGGGCGACAAGGAGGAGAAAG ccctgtGGCCGCCCACTCAGCTCCATCCTGGGGAGGAGTAACCTGAAATTTGCTGGAATGCCAATCACTCTCACCGTCTCCACCAGCAGCCTCAACCTCATGGCCGCAGACTGCAAACAG ATCATCGCCAACCACCATATGCAATCCATCTCGTTTGCGTCCGGCGGGGACCCG GACACAGCCGAATATGTCGCCTATGTTGCCAAAGACCCGGTGAATCAGAGAG CCTGCCACATCCTGGAGTGTCCCGAAGGGCTTGCTCAGGACGTCATCAGCACCATTGGCCAGGCCTTTGAGTTGCGCTTCAAACAATACCTCAGGAACCCGCCCAAGCTGGTCACCCCTCATGACAG GATGGCTGGCTTCGATGGCTCAGCttgggatgaggaggaggaagagccgCCTGACCATCAGTACTATAATGACTTTCCGGGGAAGGAGCCCCCTCTTGGGGGGGTAGTGGACATGAGGCTTCGGGAAGGAGTGCCCCCAGGGGCTGCTCGACCCACTCCCCCCAGCGCCCAGACCCCCAGCCACCTGGGAGCCACACTG CCTGTGGGGCAGCCTCCTGGGGGCGACCCAGAAGCCCGCAAACAGATGCTGCCGCCTCCACCCTGCCCAG GCAGAGAGCTCTTTGATGATCCCTCTTATGTCAACGTCCAGAACCTAGACAAGGCCCGGCAAGCAGGGGCCGGGGCCGGGCCCCCCAATCCTACTATCAATGGCAGTGCACCCCGAGACCTCTTTGACATGA AGCCCTTCGAAGATGCCCTTCGGGTGCCTCCACCTCCCCAGTCGGTGGCCATGGCCGAGCAGCTCCGAGGGGAGCCCTGGTTCCACGGGAAGCTGAGCCGGCGCGAGGCCGaggcactgctgcagctcaaCGGGGACTTCCTGGTGCGGGAAAGCACGACCACACCTGGCCAGTACGTGCTGACCGGCTTGCAGAGTGGGCAGCCCAAGCACCTGCTCCTGGTGGACCCTGAGGGTGTG GTTCGGACAAAGGATCACCGCTTTGAGAGTGTCAGTCACCTCATCAGCTACCACATGGACAATCACTTGCCCATCATCTCTGCGGGCAGCGAACTGTGTCTCCAGCAACCTGTGGAGAGGAAACTGTGA